Proteins encoded in a region of the Podospora pseudopauciseta strain CBS 411.78 chromosome 6, whole genome shotgun sequence genome:
- a CDS encoding hypothetical protein (EggNog:ENOG503NUT1; COG:C) yields MVEGKVARVHDVVVQWLDYMSGLPACEPGSTAIGSLLEVVKNNLLAVELPKGMGSMTGSPRRRSLSNMAPRTSDVDVMPASSSTASFEANMAPGLPSENENSEIQVGLVRLPPLNSDAHFEVIRQWLADCDENHGCMTTDSYKPISATRSQLLPTRVIDVSPPGSTDVRPVETARGSTGRWIAVSHQWGAKPWFCTVKSNLASHLKGIPLSSLPATFADAVKVTRALGCQYLWIDSICVVQKEEDDPGDFNKEMKNMEQYYSGAYCVLGLSAGEGHGAGFLAERKRREVVTKHVLQGPLRSRGWVLQEHALARRTVFFTEAQTYWECGEGVKCETGTRMNNTRAAFLGDLKFPNLLNEC; encoded by the exons ATGGTTGAGGGGAAGGTCGCCAGGGTACACGACGTGGTGGTACAGTGGTTGGATTACATGTCAGGCCTTCCAGCATGCGAACCCGGAAGCACAGCCATTGGATCTCTTCTGGAGGTTGTCAAGAACAATCTTCTAGCTGTCGAGTTACCCAAAGGCATGGGCTCTATGACAGGTTCTCCTCGACGCCGCTCACTCAGCAACATGGCACCCAGAACTTCGGACGTCGATGTCATGCCCGCTTCGAGCTCCACGGCATCCTTTGAGGCCAACATGGCCCCGGG TCTCCCATCAGAAAATGAAAACAGTGAGATACAAGTCGGACTTGTGCGGCTACCGCCCCTCAATAGTGATGCTCATTTCGAAGTCATCCGACAGTGGCTCGCAGACTGCGACGAGAATCACGGCTGTATGACAACTGATTCATACAAGCCCATCTCAGCCACTCGATCACAACTACTTCCCACGCGCGTCATCGACGTAAGCCCTCCTGGCTCTACTGATGTCCGCCCAGTGGAAACAGCCCGAGGATCGACCGGACGCTGGATAGCAGTCTCGCACCAATGGGGCGCCAAACCCTGGTTCTGCACCGTCAAGTCCAACCTTGCCTCTCACCTGAAGGGCATCCCCCTGTCTTCGCTCCCTGCCACATTTGCCGACGCGGTGAAAGTGACACGTGCCCTTGGGTGCCAGTACCTCTGGATCGACTCCATCTGTGTCGTtcagaaggaggaggatgacccAGGAGACTTCAACAAGGAGATGAAAAACATGGAGCAGTATTACTCTGGGGCATACTGTGTTCTGGGCCTCAGCGCGGGCGAGGGACACGGGGCTGGGTTTCTAGcggagagaaagagaagggaaGTGGTGAC GAAGCATGTTCTTCAAGGGCCGCTCAGGAGTCGGGGGTGGGTGTTGCAGGAACACGCTTTGGCGAGGAGAACGGTGTTCTTCACGGAGGCTCAGACGTATTGGGAATGCGGAGAAGGGGTCAAGTGCGAGACGGGCACAAGGATGAATAA CACCCGCGCAGCCTTCTTGGGCGATCTCAAGTTTCCGAACCTCCTCAATGAATGTTGA
- a CDS encoding hypothetical protein (COG:U; EggNog:ENOG503NW96), which produces MKAKPSDPVVTVTPVAMDSEKEAIAVTETTIDSADEKPPVTSTPANSEAEKSPSVRVVQLIANTPPSTPRPFFVEGRPTIPRTRYLILVFGLTSGLFLSMLDASIVATSLFSIASDMKNFEHINWVALAYGLTYLGFAALFARVSDVVGRGDAFVVAFCIFIAFSLGCGFSETIEQLIICRAFQGVGAGGLYSISMIILPELTPDKNKKYIGAIVGMVIATSGVMGPVLGGVLTQYITWRWVFWINGPIGAVALMLFIPAWPAEEYLPIYEDRSWKELDYLGSFLLMAFAVLVVFPFQNLSSQKSEGDLSSMNPYAQPTFIYPLVGAALALLLLIGWQTFAIRGPRKVKSLAFAFPPSLCNRKYIATILVTALTGFPYLLSVYAFPIRFQVVHGKSSLEAGLMLLPMLASSAIGTVTASLVNNGCITGQKKPRFFETFLLACLTMLIGCAAQTTLGDTDDGSITGFDAKDVGLLSLIGFGFGMSACGATMFINLESPIGDHASAQGIITQFRILGGSIGIAVSSAILGGKLRPSTTPEMSSLVLAHIVSPTPDFGDADWAAVRKVYTSALREDMKVCCGVLAAAVVCSLFVYRRYWLTTGEIMELRYEEEQDRRIGLLREDMEPHVRVVRDKLVKIREEIFEGKRRPFPGIKRGRTRLGEEIE; this is translated from the exons ATGAAAGCCAAACCTTCAGACCCAGTGGTAACCGTCACTCCAGTGGCAATGGACTCTGAAAAAGAGGCCATCGCTGTCACCGAAACCACCATCGACTCTGCAGATGAGAAGCCCCCGGTTACCAGCACCCCAGCGAACTCGGAAGCAGAGAAATCTCCTTCTGTTCGCGTTGTCCAACTCATCGCGAacacacctccctccacaCCCAGACCTTTCTTTGTTGAGGGTAGGCCTACCATTCCACGCACCCGCTACCTCATTCTCGTTTTTGG TCTGACATCCGGTCTCTTCCTTTCCATGCTCGATGCCTCCATTGTTGCGACCTCTCTGTTCAGCATTGCTAGTGATATGAAGAATTTTGAGCATATAAACTGGGTGGCCTTGGCCTATGGTCTCACTTACCTCGGTTTCGCTGCACTTTTTGCCCGCGTGTCCGATGTGGTTGGCCGTGGAGATGCTTTCGTCGTTGCATTTTGTATCTTCATTGCATTCTCTCTTGGCTGTGGTTTCAGCGAGACTATTGAGCAGCTTATCATTTGTCGTGCTTTCCAAGGAGTGGGCGCCGGAG GACTTTACAGTATCAGCATGATCATCTTGCCCGAGCTGACTCCGGATAAGAACAAGAAGTACATTGGTGCCATTGTCGGCATGGTGATTGCCACTTCAGGTGTGATGGGGCCTGTCCTGGGTGGGGTTTTGACTCAATACATCACTTGGAGATGGGTCTTTTGGATCAA TGGCCCTATTGGTGCTGTGGCTCTCATGCTGTTTATTCCGGCTTGGCCCGCCGAGGAATATCTGCCCATTTATGAGGACCGGTCCTGGAAGGAGCTGGACTATCTTGGGTCTTTCCTTCT TATGGCCTTCGCAGTCCTGGTTGTTTTTCCCTTCCAGAACCTATCAAGTCAAAAGTCAGAGGGCGACTTGTCCAGCATGAATCCATACGCCCAGCCAACATTCATCTACCCCCTCGTCGGCGCCGCCCTTGCTCTCTTGCTGCTCATCGGCTGGCAAACATTTGCTATCCGTGGCCCTCGGAAAGTCAAGTCCCTCGCCTTTgccttccccccttccctttgcAACCGAAAGTACATCGCCACAATTTTGGTCACAGCCCTAACCGGCTTCCCTTACCTCTTGTCCGTGTACGCATTTCCCATCCGCTTCCAAGTTGTCCACGGGAAATCATCCCTCGAAGCAGGCCTCATGCTCCTCCCTATGCTagcctcctcggccatcGGAACTGTCACAGCCAGTTTAGTCAACAACGGGTGCATAACAGGGCAGAAGAAACCTCGCTTTTTTGAGACGTTTCTCCTCGCCTGTCTGACTATGCTCATCGGCTGTGCCGCCCAGACAACACTGGGTGACACCGATGACGGGAGCATCACCGGGTTCGACGCCAAAGATGTCGGGTTGTTGTCCCTCATTGGCTTTGGGTTTGGCATGTCGGCCTGCGGAGCGACAATGTTTATCAACCTCGAAAGTCCCATCGGAGATCACG CATCCGCTCAAGGCATCATAACCCAATTCCGCATCCTAGGCGGCTCAATCGGCATTGCTGTCTCTTCCGCCATTTTGGGGGGGAAACTCCGcccttcaacaacccccgaAATGAGCTCTCTCGTCCTGGCCCACATTGTCAGCCCAACGCCAGACTTTGGCGATGCTGACTGGGCCGCTGTTCGCAAGGTGTATACCTCTGCGTTGAGGGAGGACATGAAAGTCTGCTGCGGGGTGTTGgctgcggcggtggtgtgcAGTCTGTTTGTTTACCGCCGGTACTGGCTCACGACGGGGGAGATTATGGAGTTGAGGtatgaggaggagcaggataGGAGGATTGGGCTTTTGAGGGAGGATATGGAGCCTCatgtgagggtggtgagggataaGTTGGTCAAGATTAGGGAGGAGATCTTTGAGGGGAAGCGGAGGCCTTTTCCCGGGATTAAGCgtgggaggacgaggttgggggaggagattgagtgA